Proteins co-encoded in one Conger conger chromosome 4, fConCon1.1, whole genome shotgun sequence genomic window:
- the LOC133126662 gene encoding C-C chemokine receptor type 4-like, whose translation MDTDYILWLNSTGLYDYYSNFTYVFVVRCSKSNVNHFSAQFLPAFYYSIFLLSLLGNGLVLYIIYKYEKLNSMTNIFLLNLVISDLVFASSLPFWATYHSSEWIFGAVMCKMVSSVYYIGFYSSILFLTLMTLDRYLAVVHAVTALKRRRNMYASISSAAVWGVSVLASVKKIIQFDVREDGDLGTLCEETDMTKEVMTRWQRIGNYQQFIFFFLLPLAIVLYCYFRITVKIVHSRMKEKCRAVKIIFVIIVAFFICWTPYNVVVLLRALQALDSGNSGLCGDGLDYALYITRNIAFLYCCISPVFYTFVGKKFRNHLKKLLAKRTPCLGSQLSTNQSSRTTSQRVLHTVHE comes from the coding sequence ATGGATACCGATTACATTCTGTGGCTGAACAGCACTGGGCTTTATGACTATTATAGTAATTTCACTTATGTATTTGTGGTCCGGTGTTCCAAGAGTAATGTCAACCATTTCAGTGCCCAGTTCCTGCCAGCTTTCTACTACTCAATTTTCTTATTAAGCCTCCTCGGGAATGGACTGGTCCTCTACATCATTTACAAGTATGAGAAACTCAACAGCATGACCAACATTTTTCTGCTGAACCTGGTCATCTCTGATTTGGTGTTTGCCTCCAGCCTTCCTTTTTGGGCCACATATCATTCATCAGAATGGATCTTTGGTGCAGTGATGTGCAAAATGGTGAGCAGTGTGTACTACATAGGCTTCTACAGTTCTATTCTATTTCTCACTCTCATGACCCTGGACAGATACCTGGCCGTGGTCCATGCTGTCACAGCCCTGAAGAGGCGGAGAAACATGTATGCCTCTATCTCCTCTGCCGCCGTGTGGGGCGTTAGTGTCCTGGCCAGTGTAAAGAAGATCATTCAGTTTGATGTGCGAGAAGATGGCGACTTGGGAACATTGTGTGAGGAGACAGACATGACAAAAGAGGTCATGACCAGATGGCAGCGCATAGGCAACTATCAGCAgttcatatttttcttcctgCTTCCCCTTGCCATTGTACTTTACTGCTACTTTAGAATTACAGTGAAGATTGTGCACAGTAGGATGAAGGAAAAGTGCAGGGCAGTAAAGATCATATTTGTGATAATTGTTGCGTTTTTCATTTGCTGGACACCTTACAATGTTGTTGTACTGCTCAGAGCTCTCCAGGCCTTGGACAGTGGTAACTCAGGTCTGTGTGGAGATGGCCTGGACTATGCGCTCTATATCACGCGGAACATTGCTTTCCTGTACTGCTGCATTAGCCCCGTGTTCTACACGTTTGTCGGCAAAAAGTTTCggaaccatttaaaaaaactgttggCAAAGCGCACTCCCTGTTTAGGGAGTCAGCTGTCAACAAATCAGAGCAGCAGGACAACATCTCAAAGAGTCCTGCACACTGTGCATGAGTAG